A part of Plasmodium coatneyi strain Hackeri chromosome 8, complete sequence genomic DNA contains:
- a CDS encoding Gmp synthetase, giving the protein MEGGDYDKILVLNFGSQYFHLIVKRLNNIKIFSETRDYGIDLKEVKELNIKGVILSGGPHSVTEENAPHLDKQVLEYFLEKKIPIFAICYGMQEIAVQMNGQVNKSKNSEYGCTDVNIITSKNKNEEKYKNFKLVDGDGKGSKCILFDGIKNAEKSTVWMNHTDEVTKIPDNFFLVNSTDDCLICAMYNEEYNIYGVQYHPEVYESLDGDQMFYNFAYKICKCTKKFDPIRYHEIELNNIKKYAHDHYVIAAMSGGIDSTVAAAFTHKIFKERFYGIFIDNGLLRKNEGEQVYSFLKGLFPDMNLTKIDASEIFLNNLKGVTDPEQKRKIIGKLFIEEFEKAVKNINIDIEKTYLLQGTLYPDIIESKCSKKLSDTIKTHHNVGGLPENLKFKLFEPFKYLFKDDVKTLSKELNLPEEITNRHPFPGPGLAIRVIGEIDKHKLSILREVDDIFIKDLKAYNLYNDISQAFAVLLPTKSVGVRGDARSYDYVCSLRAVKTSSFMTASWYKIPYDILEKISTRILSEVKGINRILYDISSKPPATIEFE; this is encoded by the coding sequence ATGGAGGGCGGTGACTACGACAAGATACTGGTTCTGAACTTCGGTTCACAGTACTTCCACCTAATCGTGAAGCGGCTAAATAATATCAAAATATTTAGCGAGACAAGGGACTATGGAATTGACctgaaggaagtaaaagagTTAAATATTAAGGGAGTCATTCTGTCTGGAGGTCCCCACTCCGTTACGGAGGAGAATGCGCCTCACTTGGATAAACAAGTgttggaatattttttggaaaaaaaaatccccatTTTTGCCATATGTTATGGAATGCAAGAAATAGCTGTACAAATGAATGGTCAAGTGAACAAGTCCAAAAATTCAGAATATGGATGTACCGACGTGAACATAATAAcaagtaaaaataagaatgaagaaaaatataagaatttCAAGCTGGTGGATGGAGATGGAAAAGGCAGCAAATGTATCCTTTTCGATGgcataaaaaatgcagaaaaaagtACCGTATGGATGAACCATACAGATGAAGTGACAAAAATTccggacaatttttttcttgtaaatTCTACGGATGACTGCTTAATATGTGCCATGTACAATGaggaatataatatatatggagTCCAGTACCACCCAGAGGTGTATGAATCCCTGGATGGAGACCAAAtgttttacaattttgccTACAAGATTTgtaaatgcacaaaaaaattcgatCCAATTCGATATCACGAAATTGAGCTGAACAATATAAAGAAATACGCACATGACCATTACGTAATTGCTGCCATGTCTGGGGGAATTGACAGCACTGTCGCTGCTGCAtttacacataaaatattCAAAGAAAGATTTTACGGCATTTTCATAGATAATGGAttgttaagaaaaaatgaaggcgAACAAGTGTACTCATTCTTAAAGGGCCTATTCCCAGATATGAATTTAACCAAAATTGATGCAtccgaaatttttttaaataatttaaaaggtGTTACCGATCCAgagcagaaaaggaaaattattggaaaattatttatcgaagaatttgaaaaggCAGTAAAGAACATAAACATTGATATTGAAAAAACGTATCTCCTACAGGGAACTTTATATCCAGATATTATCGAAAGCAAATGTTCGAAAAAGCTGTCCGATACGATTAAAACGCATCATAATGTAGGAGGGCTAccagaaaatttaaaattcaaACTATTTGAACCTTTTAAATATTTGTTCAAAGATGACGTGAAGACATTATCCAAAGAGTTAAATTTACCAGAGGAAATTACAAACAGACATCCCTTCCCAGGACCTGGATTGGCCATCAGGGTTATTGGAGAAATCGACAAGCATAAATTAAGTATCCTCAGAGAAGTGGatgatatttttataaaagatTTAAAGGCTTATAATTTATACAACGATATCAGCCAAGCCTTTGCTGTTTTGTTGCCCACCAAATCTGTCGGTGTAAGGGGCGATGCGCGATCGTACGATTATGTGTGCTCCCTCAGGGCAGTTAAAACGTCTTCCTTCATGACCGCCAGCTGGTATAAAATTCCGTAcgacattttggaaaaaatctCCACGCGTATTTTAAGCGAAGTTAAGGGAATCAACAGGATTCTCTACGACATTTCCTCCAAGCCTCCTGCGACGATCGAGTTTGAATAA